From one Leifsonia soli genomic stretch:
- a CDS encoding carbohydrate ABC transporter permease codes for MSTTIERPRTDAAPAAPRKLKRQKPRKTVTDWVILVVAILIGIGIAFPFLLILINSFKSPADYNSGGPLQLPTSFYTDGIVNFWNRVNFPEKLWNSIFISGMVALLSVVLSVLNAYALGIGRVKARTWIIVLFLLANMLPQEALLYPLYFMFKQVGLYDNPWAVIIIFTVIQSAFGTYLLSSVYGTFPKEVLEAASLDGAGRWRILWRVVVPISRPTLSVLLIFFFIWTWNEFLIPLTFLVSNDNQTVPVAISALQGDRLMDVTTTSASALLGLIPTLVFFLIFQRTLTRGITAGAVK; via the coding sequence ATGTCGACCACCATCGAACGCCCCCGCACGGATGCGGCCCCCGCTGCTCCCCGGAAGCTGAAGCGCCAGAAGCCGCGCAAGACCGTGACCGACTGGGTCATCCTGGTCGTCGCGATCCTCATCGGGATCGGCATCGCGTTCCCGTTCCTGCTGATCCTGATCAACTCGTTCAAGAGCCCGGCCGACTACAACTCGGGCGGTCCGCTTCAGCTGCCGACGTCGTTCTACACCGACGGCATCGTGAACTTCTGGAACCGCGTCAACTTCCCCGAGAAGCTGTGGAACTCGATCTTCATCTCCGGGATGGTCGCCCTGCTCTCCGTCGTGCTGTCCGTGCTGAACGCGTACGCCCTCGGCATCGGCCGGGTGAAGGCCCGCACCTGGATCATCGTGCTCTTCCTGCTGGCCAACATGCTGCCGCAGGAGGCGCTGCTCTACCCGCTGTACTTCATGTTCAAGCAGGTCGGCCTGTACGACAATCCGTGGGCGGTCATCATCATCTTCACGGTGATCCAGAGCGCATTCGGCACCTACCTGCTGTCGAGCGTCTACGGCACCTTCCCGAAGGAGGTGCTGGAGGCCGCATCCCTCGACGGCGCCGGCCGCTGGCGCATCCTGTGGCGGGTCGTCGTCCCGATCTCGCGGCCGACGCTGAGCGTCCTGCTCATCTTCTTCTTCATCTGGACGTGGAACGAGTTCCTGATCCCGCTGACCTTCCTGGTGTCGAACGACAACCAGACGGTCCCCGTGGCGATCAGCGCCTTGCAGGGCGACCGGCTCATGGATGTGACGACCACGTCCGCCTCGGCGCTGCTCGGTCTCATCCCCACCCTCGTCTTCTTCCTCATCTTCCAGCGCACCCTGACCCGCGGCATCACCGCCGGCGCGGTCAAGTAA